A section of the Helicobacter pylori genome encodes:
- a CDS encoding outer membrane family protein yields the protein MLKFQKLPLLFASILYNQSPLLAFDYKFSGVAESFSKVGFNHSKLNSKEGIFPTATFVTATIKLQVDSNLLPKSIEKHSLKIGVGGILGALAYDSTKTLIDQATNQVYGSELYYFIGRWWGFLGNAPWKDSRIESDAHTRNYVLYNSYLFYSYGDKFHLKLGRYLSNMDFMSGYTEGFEVEYKIKPKVSLKWFSSFGRALAAGQWIRDWYAPLVTEDGRKDVDYGIHAVQLYFSSKHVQATPFFYFSPKTYEAPGIKIHIDSNPKFKGLGLRSQTLINVIFPVYAKDLYDVYWRNSKIGEWGSSLLIHQRFDYNEFNFGFGYYQNFGNANARIGWYGNPIPFDIRSNSVYGLIFSNAVTADSVSGYVFGGGVYREFLWGILGRYTYATRASERSIDLHLGYKWGFFASVDVNLQYYAVSMHTGYKTNDLTSPFDKAFKANTQDRSNLIVSLKFFF from the coding sequence GTGTTAAAATTTCAAAAATTACCTCTATTGTTTGCTTCCATTCTTTATAATCAAAGCCCTTTGTTGGCTTTTGACTATAAGTTTAGCGGGGTAGCAGAATCCTTTTCTAAAGTGGGGTTTAACCATTCCAAACTCAATTCCAAAGAAGGCATTTTCCCTACAGCCACTTTTGTAACCGCCACGATCAAGCTTCAAGTTGATTCCAACCTGCTCCCTAAAAGCATTGAAAAACACAGCTTAAAAATAGGCGTTGGCGGGATTTTAGGAGCGCTCGCTTATGATTCTACAAAAACGCTCATCGACCAAGCCACGAATCAAGTCTATGGATCAGAACTTTACTACTTCATAGGGCGTTGGTGGGGTTTTTTAGGGAACGCTCCTTGGAAAGACTCTCGCATAGAATCTGACGCTCACACTCGTAATTATGTCTTGTATAATTCCTATTTATTTTATTCTTATGGCGATAAATTCCATTTAAAACTAGGGCGCTATCTCTCTAACATGGATTTTATGAGCGGTTATACAGAGGGTTTTGAAGTAGAATATAAAATCAAACCTAAGGTGTCGTTAAAATGGTTTAGCTCTTTTGGGAGGGCTTTAGCTGCGGGGCAATGGATACGAGATTGGTATGCCCCTCTTGTAACTGAAGATGGCAGAAAAGATGTTGATTATGGCATCCATGCGGTGCAACTCTATTTTTCTAGCAAGCATGTTCAAGCCACGCCCTTTTTTTATTTTTCACCTAAAACTTACGAAGCGCCCGGGATTAAAATCCATATTGATAGCAACCCGAAATTTAAAGGTTTAGGGTTACGATCTCAAACCCTTATCAATGTGATTTTCCCTGTTTATGCTAAAGATTTATACGATGTGTATTGGCGTAACTCTAAGATTGGCGAGTGGGGTTCATCGCTTTTAATCCACCAACGCTTTGACTACAACGAATTTAACTTTGGCTTTGGTTATTACCAAAATTTTGGCAACGCTAACGCAAGGATTGGCTGGTATGGTAACCCGATCCCTTTTGACATAAGAAGTAACAGCGTTTATGGTTTGATTTTTAGTAACGCTGTTACCGCAGACTCTGTTAGCGGATATGTCTTTGGTGGGGGGGTGTATAGAGAGTTTTTATGGGGTATTTTAGGCAGATACACTTACGCCACCAGAGCGAGCGAAAGATCCATTGACTTGCACTTGGGTTATAAATGGGGTTTTTTTGCTAGCGTTGATGTGAATTTACAATACTATGCGGTGAGCATGCACACTGGCTATAAGACTAATGATCTCACTAGCCCTTTTGATAAAGCCTTTAAGGCGAACACACAAGACAGGAGCAATCTCATAGTGAGTTTGAAATTCTTTTTTTAA
- the lolA gene encoding LolA-like outer membrane lipoprotein chaperone, translated as MKVFLKIVMVLVFMSVAHAKNPPTLSKEEEVLQHLQSFSAHFKQVLKSEKPLVYYGVLKAKAPNWALWVYEKPLKKEIYMNDKEVVVYEPNLFQATITPLKDKTDFFTILKRLKKQDDGSFKTTINKTTYRLVFKDGKPFSLEFKDDMNNLVTITFSQTEINPTIANEIFVFKPKDENIDIVRQ; from the coding sequence ATGAAAGTTTTTTTAAAGATTGTAATGGTTTTGGTTTTTATGAGCGTTGCTCATGCTAAAAATCCTCCAACCCTTTCTAAAGAAGAAGAGGTTTTGCAGCATTTGCAAAGTTTTAGCGCGCATTTCAAGCAGGTTTTAAAAAGTGAAAAGCCTTTAGTTTATTACGGGGTTTTAAAGGCTAAAGCCCCTAATTGGGCTTTATGGGTTTATGAAAAGCCTTTAAAAAAAGAAATTTACATGAATGATAAAGAAGTGGTGGTTTATGAGCCTAATTTGTTTCAAGCGACCATCACGCCCTTAAAAGACAAGACGGATTTTTTCACCATTCTCAAGCGTTTAAAAAAGCAAGATGACGGATCTTTTAAAACGACTATCAACAAAACCACTTATCGTTTGGTTTTTAAAGACGGCAAGCCTTTTTCGCTGGAATTTAAAGATGACATGAACAATCTCGTTACGATCACTTTTTCTCAAACAGAAATTAACCCCACCATTGCTAATGAAATCTTTGTTTTTAAGCCTAAAGATGAAAATATTGATATTGTGCGCCAATGA
- the secA gene encoding preprotein translocase subunit SecA: protein MIKAIIGKIIGTRNDRWIKQYKKQVLAINALEPAYEKMSDVELQNAFEELKKRVRSVEKDLQEKTLLEVLPESFAITREASKRILKMRHFDVQLIGGMVLNDGKIAEMKTGEGKTLVATLAVALNALKGESVYVVTVNDYLAHRDSKEMEPLYQFLGYSVGTITASVRDDDERLEIYSKDIVYGTNNEFGFDYLRDNMKYSLEHKVQKSHAFAIVDEVDSILIDEARTPLIISGPVDRRMENYNKADEVAKSMQVETDFTIDEKNRAILITEEGIKKAENLFGVDNLYKIENAALSHHLDQALKANYLFFIDKDYIVANNEVVIVDEFTGRLSEGRRFSEGLHQALEAKEGVSIKEESQTLADITFQNYFRMFSKLSGMTGTAQTEATEFLEIYNLEVVSIPTNLAIKRKDLNDLIYKSEKEKFDAVILKIKELHDKGQPVLVGTASIEKSETLHALLKKERIPHTVLNAKQHTKEAEIIKDAGLKGAVTIATNMAGRGVDIKLTDEIKELGGLYIIGTERHESRRIDNQLRGRSGRQGDPGTSQFYLSLEDNLLRIFGSDRIKGVMEKLGLKDGEHIESKLVTRAVENAQKKVENLHFESRKHLLEYDDVANEQRKSVYKFRDELLDATYDIGAKIAENREYALHQIFSKLKAFDNQNLSKEELLGLKNILKEDFNAHVELEDLEKATPIENFVAEKLKSDYENKMKVLDSEQRSRIERIVYLQILDNAWREHLYTMDNLKTGINLRGYNQKDPLVEYKKESYNLFLELIEDIKMEAIKTFSKIQFENEQDSSDAERYLDNFSEEREHESVTYRHEETLDEDLNAAMKAFAKTPKRNEPCPCGSGKKYKDCCAKSGPKKGLFAK from the coding sequence ATGATAAAAGCAATCATTGGAAAAATCATTGGCACCAGAAACGATCGCTGGATCAAACAATACAAAAAACAAGTCCTAGCTATCAACGCCTTAGAGCCTGCTTATGAAAAAATGAGCGATGTTGAATTACAAAACGCTTTTGAAGAATTAAAAAAACGAGTGCGATCCGTAGAAAAAGATTTGCAAGAAAAAACCCTTTTAGAAGTTTTACCAGAAAGTTTTGCTATCACTAGAGAAGCGAGCAAAAGGATCTTAAAGATGCGCCATTTTGACGTGCAACTCATTGGGGGCATGGTCTTAAACGATGGCAAAATCGCTGAAATGAAAACCGGGGAGGGTAAGACTTTAGTCGCTACTTTAGCGGTGGCTTTGAACGCTTTAAAGGGCGAGAGCGTGTATGTAGTAACCGTTAATGATTACCTAGCCCATAGGGACTCTAAAGAAATGGAGCCGTTGTATCAATTTTTAGGTTATAGCGTAGGCACGATCACTGCGAGCGTGCGCGATGATGATGAACGCTTAGAAATTTATTCTAAAGACATTGTTTATGGCACTAATAATGAATTTGGCTTTGATTATCTAAGGGATAACATGAAATATTCTTTAGAACATAAGGTGCAAAAATCCCATGCGTTCGCTATTGTTGATGAGGTGGATTCCATTTTAATTGATGAAGCCAGAACCCCTTTAATCATTTCAGGGCCTGTGGATAGGCGCATGGAAAATTACAACAAGGCTGATGAAGTCGCTAAAAGCATGCAAGTGGAAACCGATTTCACCATAGACGAAAAAAACCGCGCGATTTTGATCACTGAAGAAGGGATTAAAAAAGCCGAAAACCTCTTTGGCGTGGATAATTTATACAAGATTGAAAACGCCGCCTTATCGCACCATTTAGACCAGGCTTTGAAAGCGAATTACCTCTTTTTTATTGATAAAGACTATATTGTAGCCAATAATGAAGTGGTGATTGTAGATGAATTTACCGGCCGCTTGTCTGAGGGGAGGCGCTTTAGTGAGGGCCTGCATCAGGCTTTAGAGGCTAAAGAGGGCGTGAGCATTAAAGAAGAGAGCCAAACCTTAGCCGATATTACTTTCCAAAATTATTTCAGGATGTTTTCTAAACTTTCAGGAATGACAGGCACGGCTCAAACCGAAGCCACAGAATTTTTAGAAATCTATAATTTAGAAGTGGTGTCTATCCCTACTAATCTAGCGATCAAGCGAAAAGATTTGAACGATTTGATCTATAAGAGTGAAAAAGAAAAATTTGACGCTGTGATCCTTAAAATTAAAGAATTACACGATAAAGGGCAGCCCGTTTTAGTTGGCACGGCTAGTATTGAAAAGAGTGAAACCTTGCACGCTTTACTCAAAAAAGAACGCATCCCTCACACCGTTTTAAACGCCAAACAGCACACCAAAGAAGCTGAAATCATCAAAGACGCTGGGCTTAAAGGGGCGGTTACGATTGCGACTAACATGGCAGGGAGGGGCGTTGATATTAAACTCACTGATGAAATTAAAGAGCTTGGGGGGCTGTATATCATTGGCACTGAAAGGCATGAGAGCCGCAGGATTGACAACCAATTAAGGGGGCGAAGCGGGCGCCAAGGCGATCCGGGAACAAGCCAATTTTATTTGAGTTTAGAAGACAATCTGTTACGCATTTTTGGGAGCGATAGGATTAAGGGGGTGATGGAAAAATTAGGGCTTAAAGACGGCGAACACATTGAATCAAAGCTTGTTACAAGAGCGGTGGAAAACGCGCAAAAAAAAGTGGAGAACTTGCATTTTGAAAGCCGTAAGCATTTGTTGGAATACGATGATGTGGCTAATGAGCAACGAAAAAGCGTGTATAAATTTAGAGATGAGTTATTAGATGCCACTTACGATATTGGCGCTAAAATCGCTGAAAACAGAGAATACGCGCTCCATCAAATCTTTTCTAAACTCAAAGCCTTTGACAATCAAAACCTGTCTAAAGAGGAACTTTTAGGGCTTAAAAACATCTTAAAAGAAGATTTTAACGCTCATGTTGAATTAGAAGATTTAGAAAAAGCCACTCCTATTGAAAACTTTGTCGCTGAAAAATTAAAAAGCGATTATGAAAACAAAATGAAAGTTTTGGATAGCGAACAAAGAAGCCGGATTGAACGCATCGTGTATTTGCAGATTTTAGACAACGCATGGCGAGAGCACCTTTACACAATGGATAATCTCAAAACCGGTATTAATTTAAGAGGCTATAACCAAAAAGACCCCCTTGTAGAATACAAAAAAGAGAGTTACAACCTTTTCTTAGAACTCATTGAAGACATTAAAATGGAAGCAATCAAAACCTTTTCTAAGATCCAGTTTGAAAATGAGCAAGATTCTAGCGATGCGGAGCGTTATTTGGATAACTTTAGCGAAGAAAGAGAGCATGAGAGCGTAACTTACCGCCATGAAGAAACTTTAGATGAAGATTTGAATGCGGCCATGAAAGCTTTCGCTAAAACCCCTAAAAGGAACGAGCCTTGCCCTTGTGGGAGCGGCAAAAAATATAAAGATTGTTGCGCTAAAAGCGGGCCTAAAAAGGGCTTATTTGCCAAATAG
- a CDS encoding ABC transporter permease — translation MPNRSLIFFLIKRYLRFDKSQPFISITALLAFFGVAVGVMVLIVAMAIMNGMSKEFEKKLFVMNYPLTLYTTSPYGISEEVVQALEKKFPNLLFSPYLQTQSLIKSAHSMNGGVVFGVDFSKERRINEVLNDALKNTNENDLFKNPFNLIVGKSLRYSLNLDLNQKADLFFTELEPTGLTLSPIMKRFTIKGDFDSGLKSYDMSYMYSSLQAISAIRRLPLGLYDGVHVYSKTPMKDIEILRNALKTINHHGIGIEGWWQQNGNFFSAMELEKRALFIVLMLIILMASLNIISSLLMVVMNRRKEIALLFSMGSSQKEIQKTFFYLGNIIGLGGVALGVVLAFLSMYLLSVFPIISLPADVYGINTLPLDLSLMDFMLTLIGSVIIVALSSYYPSKKASHIDALSVLRNE, via the coding sequence TTGCCAAATAGATCGTTGATTTTTTTCCTTATCAAGCGTTATTTGCGTTTTGATAAAAGCCAGCCATTTATTAGTATCACCGCTTTGTTGGCTTTTTTTGGCGTGGCGGTTGGCGTGATGGTTTTAATTGTGGCTATGGCGATCATGAACGGCATGAGTAAGGAATTTGAAAAAAAGCTTTTTGTGATGAACTACCCCTTAACGCTCTATACCACAAGCCCTTATGGGATCAGCGAAGAAGTGGTGCAAGCTTTAGAAAAAAAGTTCCCCAATTTGCTTTTTAGCCCCTATTTGCAAACTCAAAGCCTGATTAAAAGCGCGCATTCCATGAATGGTGGCGTGGTGTTTGGGGTTGATTTTTCTAAAGAAAGGCGCATCAATGAAGTTTTAAATGATGCTTTAAAAAACACCAATGAAAACGATCTTTTTAAAAACCCTTTTAATTTGATCGTGGGGAAAAGCTTGAGATACAGCTTGAATTTAGATCTCAACCAAAAAGCCGATTTGTTTTTCACCGAATTAGAGCCAACAGGCCTCACGCTCTCCCCTATCATGAAGCGTTTTACCATCAAAGGCGATTTTGATTCAGGGCTAAAATCTTATGACATGAGCTACATGTATTCTAGCCTTCAAGCCATAAGCGCGATCAGGAGATTGCCCTTAGGGCTTTATGATGGGGTGCATGTCTATTCTAAAACGCCCATGAAGGATATTGAAATTTTACGCAACGCTTTAAAAACCATCAACCACCATGGCATAGGCATTGAAGGGTGGTGGCAACAAAACGGGAATTTTTTCTCGGCTATGGAATTAGAAAAAAGAGCGTTATTCATTGTGCTCATGCTCATTATTTTAATGGCGTCTTTGAATATCATCAGCTCGCTTTTAATGGTGGTGATGAACAGGCGTAAAGAAATCGCCCTACTCTTTAGCATGGGGAGCAGCCAAAAAGAAATCCAAAAAACCTTTTTTTATTTGGGCAATATCATTGGTTTAGGCGGTGTGGCGCTTGGGGTGGTTTTAGCGTTTTTAAGCATGTATCTTTTAAGTGTGTTCCCTATCATCTCGCTCCCAGCGGATGTTTATGGCATTAACACCTTGCCTTTGGATCTGTCTTTAATGGATTTTATGCTCACTCTAATAGGCTCTGTGATTATCGTAGCGCTTTCTTCTTATTATCCGTCTAAAAAAGCTTCTCATATTGACGCTTTAAGCGTGTTAAGGAATGAATAA
- the hofF gene encoding outer membrane beta-barrel protein HofF, whose amino-acid sequence MNYKVASAKNIATLLFLFSSQSQAFDLGKIAKIKAGAESFSKVGFNNKPINTNKGLYPTETFMTIMAYMQVDFTELLPKSATANGHHLDGSLGGWGGAVIFDSTKDFINEVTGKPYGAMAWNYVGYWGGLVGQKPWASCGLATGNLTQGQYDKMTQAQMTQLSNQEALEASTCAKTYADHTRNYVIYNAYLRYNYKDIFEIRGGRYESPADYMSGYNQGLDMTLNLGNFKFWWFSSFGRGFAYNEWLYNFYSPKTYTLKNGQTINPGVHAFYIIWNYKGFSIQPFVYFSPFNEYDPNFTITYDSNPTFTGLGFRSQTDVTVLNPFYAKRFWDTYQFGMPAGKNAHSLMIKQKFEWNEYNFGFGIYKSFGNANWMIGYHGNRLGFDFWTNTVYANTLNSLSYMMDANAFTVFAFGGGVHRKFLWGLLGRLTYGPRANEQVLSLNLGYKFTKNFSADIKFEYYNVLMHQGYKMGWNGPKLDSQPATDQDRSHIFTEIVWKL is encoded by the coding sequence ATGAACTATAAAGTTGCATCCGCTAAAAATATCGCAACGCTTCTTTTTTTATTCTCTTCTCAAAGTCAAGCTTTTGATTTGGGTAAAATCGCTAAAATTAAAGCAGGTGCTGAAAGTTTCTCTAAAGTCGGTTTCAATAACAAACCTATCAACACTAATAAAGGGCTTTACCCTACCGAAACCTTTATGACGATCATGGCTTACATGCAAGTGGATTTTACGGAGCTCTTGCCCAAAAGCGCTACGGCTAACGGGCATCACTTAGACGGGAGTCTTGGGGGTTGGGGGGGTGCTGTTATTTTTGATAGCACTAAGGATTTCATTAACGAAGTTACAGGAAAACCCTATGGAGCTATGGCTTGGAACTATGTGGGCTATTGGGGCGGTCTTGTAGGGCAAAAACCATGGGCTAGTTGCGGGTTAGCCACAGGGAATTTGACCCAAGGCCAATACGATAAGATGACTCAAGCCCAAATGACACAATTGTCCAATCAAGAGGCTTTAGAGGCTTCCACTTGTGCAAAAACTTATGCCGATCACACCAGAAATTATGTGATTTATAACGCTTACTTGCGCTACAACTACAAAGATATTTTTGAAATTAGGGGCGGAAGATACGAATCCCCAGCGGATTATATGAGTGGTTACAACCAAGGCTTGGATATGACCTTAAACTTAGGGAATTTCAAATTCTGGTGGTTTAGCTCTTTTGGTCGTGGTTTTGCCTATAATGAATGGCTTTATAATTTCTATTCGCCTAAAACCTACACCCTTAAAAACGGGCAAACCATAAACCCTGGGGTGCATGCCTTTTATATCATTTGGAATTACAAGGGTTTCAGCATTCAGCCTTTTGTCTATTTTTCACCCTTTAATGAATACGACCCTAACTTTACGATCACTTATGATAGTAACCCCACTTTTACTGGATTAGGGTTTCGCTCTCAAACCGATGTTACCGTGCTTAATCCTTTTTATGCTAAAAGGTTTTGGGACACCTATCAATTTGGCATGCCGGCCGGTAAGAATGCGCACAGCTTGATGATCAAACAAAAGTTTGAATGGAATGAATACAATTTTGGTTTTGGGATTTATAAATCCTTTGGGAACGCTAACTGGATGATAGGCTACCATGGTAACCGCTTAGGCTTTGACTTTTGGACAAACACCGTTTATGCAAACACCCTTAACTCTTTGTCTTACATGATGGATGCGAACGCTTTTACCGTGTTTGCCTTTGGCGGTGGGGTGCATAGGAAATTCCTTTGGGGCTTATTGGGGCGTTTGACCTATGGGCCTAGGGCGAACGAACAAGTCCTATCGCTCAACTTGGGCTATAAATTCACTAAAAATTTCTCAGCCGACATCAAATTTGAATATTACAATGTGCTCATGCATCAAGGCTATAAAATGGGGTGGAACGGGCCAAAATTGGACAGCCAGCCTGCAACCGATCAAGACAGAAGCCATATTTTCACCGAGATAGTGTGGAAGCTTTAA
- a CDS encoding heavy metal translocating P-type ATPase, with amino-acid sequence MQEYHIHNLDCPDCASKLERDLNKLDYVKKAQINFSTSKLFLDTSDFEKVKAFIKQNEPHLSLSFKEATEKPLSFTPLIITIIVFLGAILILHFEPSPFIEKAMFFVLALVYLVSGKDVILGAFRGLRKGQFFDENALMLIATIAAFCVGAYEESVSIMVFYSAGEFLQKLAIARSKKSLKALVDVAPNLAYLKKGDALVSVAPEDLRVNDIVVVKVGEKVPVDGVVIKGESLLDERALSGESMPVNVSERSKVLGGSLNLKAVLEIKVEKMYKDSSIAKVVDLVQQATNEKSETEKFITKFSRYYTPSVLFIALMIAILPPLFSMGSFDEWIYRGLVALMVSCPCALVISVPLGYFGGVGAASRKGILMKGVHVLEVLTQAKSIAFDKTGTLTKGVFKVIDIVPQNGHSKEEVLHYASCSQLLSTHPIALSIQKACEEMLKDDKHQHDIKNYEELSGMGVKAQCNTDLIIAGNEKMLDQFNIAHSPSPENGTIVHVAFNQTYVGYIVISDEIKDDAIECLRDLKAQGIENFCILSGDRKSATESIAQTLGCEYYASLLPEEKTSVFKTFKERYKAPAIFVGDGINDAPTLASADVGIGMGKGSELSKQSADIVITNDSLSSLVKVLAIAKKTKSIIWQNILFALGVKAVFIVLGLMGVASLWEAVFGDVGVTLLALANSMRAMRA; translated from the coding sequence ATGCAAGAATACCACATTCATAATTTGGATTGCCCTGATTGCGCGTCTAAATTAGAAAGGGATTTAAACAAACTAGACTATGTGAAAAAAGCTCAAATCAATTTCAGCACCAGTAAGTTGTTTTTGGACACGAGCGATTTTGAAAAAGTTAAGGCTTTCATCAAGCAGAATGAACCGCATTTGAGCCTGTCTTTTAAAGAGGCCACAGAAAAACCCTTGAGTTTTACGCCACTCATTATTACGATCATTGTATTTTTGGGCGCGATTTTAATCTTACACTTTGAGCCTAGCCCTTTTATTGAAAAGGCTATGTTTTTCGTGTTGGCTTTAGTGTATCTAGTGAGCGGTAAAGATGTGATTTTAGGGGCGTTTCGTGGGCTTAGAAAAGGGCAGTTTTTTGATGAAAACGCTTTGATGCTCATTGCGACTATTGCGGCTTTTTGCGTGGGGGCTTATGAAGAGAGCGTGTCTATTATGGTGTTTTATTCAGCGGGCGAATTTTTGCAAAAACTCGCTATCGCTCGCTCTAAAAAATCCCTTAAGGCTTTAGTGGATGTCGCTCCTAATTTGGCTTATTTGAAAAAGGGCGATGCGCTAGTGAGCGTCGCGCCTGAAGATTTAAGAGTCAATGACATCGTGGTGGTGAAAGTCGGCGAAAAAGTGCCTGTGGATGGCGTGGTGATCAAGGGTGAAAGCTTGCTAGATGAAAGGGCGTTGAGTGGGGAGTCTATGCCTGTTAATGTCAGCGAACGCTCTAAAGTTTTAGGGGGGAGCTTAAATTTAAAAGCGGTCCTTGAAATTAAAGTAGAAAAAATGTATAAAGATTCTTCTATCGCTAAAGTGGTGGATTTAGTCCAACAAGCCACGAATGAAAAGAGCGAAACCGAGAAATTTATCACTAAATTTTCACGCTACTACACCCCAAGCGTTTTATTCATTGCTTTAATGATCGCTATATTACCGCCCTTGTTTTCTATGGGGAGCTTTGATGAGTGGATTTATAGGGGGCTTGTGGCTTTAATGGTGAGCTGTCCTTGTGCGTTAGTGATTTCTGTGCCTTTAGGGTATTTTGGGGGCGTGGGAGCGGCGAGCAGAAAGGGCATTTTAATGAAAGGCGTGCATGTTTTAGAGGTGCTTACCCAAGCTAAAAGCATCGCCTTTGATAAAACCGGCACTTTGACTAAAGGCGTTTTTAAAGTGATAGATATTGTGCCGCAAAATGGGCATTCTAAAGAAGAAGTTTTGCATTACGCTTCTTGTTCGCAGCTTTTATCCACGCACCCGATCGCTTTATCCATTCAAAAAGCATGCGAAGAAATGTTAAAGGACGATAAGCACCAGCATGACATTAAAAATTACGAAGAATTGAGCGGAATGGGGGTTAAAGCGCAATGCAATACGGATTTAATCATCGCAGGGAATGAAAAAATGCTCGATCAATTCAATATCGCGCACAGCCCTTCCCCAGAAAACGGCACGATCGTGCATGTGGCTTTCAATCAGACTTATGTGGGTTATATCGTCATTAGCGATGAGATTAAAGATGACGCCATAGAGTGCTTAAGGGATTTAAAAGCGCAAGGGATAGAAAATTTTTGCATTTTGAGCGGGGACAGAAAAAGCGCGACTGAGAGCATCGCTCAAACTCTAGGCTGTGAATACTATGCGAGCTTACTACCTGAAGAAAAAACGAGCGTGTTTAAAACTTTTAAAGAACGCTATAAAGCCCCGGCGATTTTTGTAGGCGATGGCATCAATGACGCTCCGACTCTAGCGAGCGCTGATGTGGGGATTGGCATGGGGAAAGGCTCAGAATTGAGCAAGCAAAGCGCGGACATTGTGATCACTAATGACTCCTTAAGCTCTTTGGTAAAAGTCCTAGCGATCGCTAAAAAAACTAAAAGCATTATTTGGCAAAATATCTTGTTCGCTTTAGGGGTTAAGGCGGTTTTTATCGTGCTAGGGCTTATGGGGGTAGCGAGCTTGTGGGAAGCGGTCTTTGGCGATGTGGGGGTTACGCTTTTAGCTTTAGCCAACTCCATGCGCGCGATGAGGGCTTAA
- a CDS encoding YifB family Mg chelatase-like AAA ATPase: protein MINTIFCATMQRGVAEIVAVEVTFTRALPAFVISGLANSSIQEAKQRVQSALQNNDFTFPPLKITINLSPSDLPKSGSHFDLPIALLIALQKQELAFKEWFAFGELGLDGKIKPNPNIFPMLLDIAIKHPHAKVIAPKANEELFSLIPNLQCFFVEHFKEALEILQNPEIKADTHTKKLPFKTIELNDKEYYFSDAYALDFKEVKGQAVAKEAALIASAGFHNLILEGSPGCGKSMIINRMRYILPPLSLNEILEATKLRILSEQDSAYYPLRSFRNPHQSASKSSILGSSSLKEPKPGEIALAHNGMLFFDELPHFKKDILEALREPLENNKLVVSRVHSKIEYETSFLFVGAQNPCLCGNLLSATKACRCQDREITQYKNRLSEPFLDRIDLFVQMEEGNYKDTPSHSWTSKEMHQWVLLAFKQQKLRKQSAFNGKLNEEQIERFCPLNAEAQKLLEQAIERFNLSMRSVNKVKKVARTIADLNACENIEKSHMLKALSFRKIS from the coding sequence ATGATTAACACGATATTTTGCGCGACCATGCAAAGGGGAGTGGCAGAAATCGTGGCTGTGGAAGTGACTTTCACAAGGGCTTTGCCGGCGTTTGTAATTTCAGGATTGGCTAATAGCTCTATCCAAGAAGCCAAACAGCGGGTCCAATCGGCTTTACAAAATAACGATTTCACTTTCCCGCCTTTAAAAATCACCATCAACCTTTCCCCTTCAGATTTGCCTAAATCCGGGAGTCATTTTGATTTGCCTATCGCTCTTTTAATCGCTTTGCAAAAACAAGAGTTGGCTTTTAAAGAGTGGTTTGCTTTTGGGGAGTTAGGGCTTGATGGCAAGATCAAACCCAATCCTAACATTTTCCCCATGCTTTTAGACATTGCCATTAAACACCCCCATGCTAAAGTCATTGCGCCTAAGGCTAATGAAGAGCTTTTTTCGCTCATCCCTAATTTGCAATGCTTTTTTGTGGAGCATTTTAAAGAAGCTTTAGAAATCTTGCAAAACCCTGAAATCAAAGCAGACACCCACACGAAAAAATTACCCTTTAAAACGATAGAATTGAACGATAAAGAGTATTATTTTTCAGACGCTTATGCCTTAGATTTTAAAGAAGTTAAGGGGCAAGCTGTCGCTAAAGAAGCCGCTTTGATCGCTAGCGCTGGGTTTCATAACTTGATTTTAGAGGGAAGTCCAGGGTGTGGGAAAAGCATGATTATTAATCGCATGCGTTATATCTTGCCCCCATTAAGCCTGAATGAAATCCTAGAAGCGACAAAATTACGCATTTTAAGCGAGCAAGACAGCGCCTATTACCCCTTAAGGAGTTTTAGAAACCCTCACCAAAGCGCTTCAAAATCCAGCATTTTAGGCTCAAGCTCTCTAAAAGAGCCAAAACCTGGCGAAATCGCATTAGCACATAACGGCATGCTTTTTTTTGATGAATTGCCTCATTTTAAAAAGGATATTTTGGAAGCTTTAAGAGAGCCTTTAGAAAACAATAAATTGGTGGTTTCACGAGTGCATAGCAAGATTGAATACGAAACCTCTTTTTTATTTGTGGGGGCTCAAAACCCTTGCTTGTGCGGGAATTTACTCAGTGCAACCAAAGCATGCCGTTGCCAAGATAGAGAAATCACGCAGTATAAAAACCGCTTGAGCGAGCCTTTTTTGGACAGGATTGATTTGTTTGTGCAAATGGAAGAGGGGAATTATAAAGACACGCCGTCGCATTCTTGGACTTCAAAAGAGATGCATCAATGGGTATTATTAGCTTTCAAACAGCAAAAATTAAGGAAACAGAGCGCTTTTAATGGTAAGCTTAATGAAGAGCAGATAGAACGATTTTGCCCTTTAAACGCTGAAGCGCAAAAGTTGTTAGAGCAGGCGATTGAAAGGTTTAATCTGTCCATGCGCTCTGTTAATAAGGTCAAAAAAGTCGCTAGGACGATTGCGGATTTAAACGCTTGCGAGAATATAGAAAAATCTCACATGCTTAAAGCACTGAGTTTTAGAAAGATTTCTTAA